In one Melaminivora jejuensis genomic region, the following are encoded:
- a CDS encoding HDOD domain-containing protein codes for MAQSVLGSLVMGYRPLWNAARRLAGVQLHLQAAGSVQVDAAHLLRTLQEIWSASSPPLLLTPRTPELLAELLAHAPRGTPWLAVPGRWLIDPQLLQLAQAAHARGLRLVWLGELDHLPDPDVARLFDNSLLHLSPGNAVQALQAARQAQTQRRDPVIRGQMYEGVASRALLGHCLDTSGALAIAGWPSDDVLHDLRHQPLRPSREVVHRLLKAIDAEQSMDTFEDILGEDPLLAYRFLTHINSAAVGLRTGVDSLRRGLLVMGYGNLSRWLAEQLPHAATEPDLEPIRQSMVLRARLTEHLINAGEGKELRREVYLCGLFSQLDELLREPLSNILRRVPLSERLYEAAVLHTGPYTPSLELACALETSDSAAIVQVCEANELSLEHINRMLLRVLSELVVLREGRG; via the coding sequence ATGGCTCAATCCGTCCTCGGCAGTTTGGTGATGGGCTACCGCCCCCTGTGGAACGCCGCCCGGCGCCTGGCCGGCGTGCAATTGCACCTGCAGGCCGCCGGCTCGGTGCAGGTGGACGCAGCCCACCTGCTGCGCACGCTGCAGGAGATCTGGAGCGCCAGCTCGCCGCCGCTGCTGCTCACGCCGCGCACCCCCGAGCTGCTGGCCGAGCTGCTGGCGCACGCGCCGCGCGGCACGCCCTGGCTGGCCGTGCCCGGGCGCTGGCTGATCGACCCGCAGCTGCTGCAGCTGGCGCAGGCAGCCCACGCACGCGGCCTGCGTCTGGTCTGGCTGGGCGAGCTCGACCACCTGCCCGACCCGGACGTGGCGCGACTGTTCGACAACAGCCTGCTGCACCTGTCGCCGGGCAACGCCGTGCAGGCGCTGCAGGCAGCGCGCCAGGCGCAGACCCAGCGGCGCGACCCGGTGATCCGGGGCCAGATGTACGAAGGCGTGGCCAGCCGCGCCCTGCTGGGCCACTGCCTGGACACCAGCGGCGCGCTGGCCATTGCCGGCTGGCCGTCGGACGACGTGCTGCACGACCTGCGCCACCAGCCCCTGCGCCCCTCGCGCGAGGTCGTGCATCGGCTGCTCAAGGCCATTGACGCCGAGCAGTCTATGGACACTTTCGAGGACATCCTGGGCGAAGACCCGCTGCTGGCCTACCGCTTTCTCACACACATCAACTCCGCCGCCGTGGGCCTGCGCACCGGCGTGGACTCGCTGCGCCGGGGCCTGCTGGTCATGGGCTACGGCAACCTCTCGCGCTGGCTGGCCGAGCAGCTGCCGCACGCCGCCACCGAGCCTGACCTAGAGCCGATCCGCCAATCCATGGTGCTGCGCGCACGCCTGACCGAGCACCTGATCAACGCCGGCGAGGGCAAGGAGCTGCGCCGCGAGGTCTATCTGTGCGGCCTGTTCTCGCAACTCGACGAGCTGCTGCGCGAGCCGCTGAGCAACATCCTGCGCCGCGTGCCGCTGTCCGAACGCCTGTACGAAGCCGCCGTGCTGCACACCGGCCCCTACACCCCCAGCCTGGAGCTGGCCTGCGCGCTGGAAACCAGCGACAGCGCCGCCATCGTGCAGGTGTGCGAGGCCAACGAGCTGTCGCTGGAGCACATCAACCGCATGTTGCTGCGCGTGCTGTCGGAGCTGGTGGTGCTGCGCGAGGGGCGGGGGTGA
- the flgK gene encoding flagellar hook-associated protein FlgK, translated as MSLLNVGARALLANQVALQTTGHNIANVNTPGYSRQSVVLQTVPGQYTGSGYIGKGVEVATILRNHNELLTRQAAAAQAMSAGDSARAERVSQLQDVFQGGKAGLGAAISDMLNALGDVITAPTDITARTVSLTRMDEMAARMRSSAELLREIDYSVTEQLKTDTLRINQLAVNIAEMNQQISRVMGNGQTPNDLLDRRDQLIRELNQYIQTTQIPASDGTISVFVAGSQALVLGQDAAQLAVAESKEFPGSQRQALYFQRPGAPDVELRDTLLGGGQTAGLLRFANNDLIEGRNLLGRMALAIGAELNYQQSLGLTLDGTRGKPLFSAPAEVVGRTNGAAVGSIDLGDPAKFDATKFAASDYEVVFNANGTDAHIIRLSDNTVKTVAATDLTNPGGVQMDGLTFEFTNSGNPGERVLFQPFAGVADQLQMLIHSPRDLAVASPVNAAMGTQNTGTLQLAGLQADGLRWSAGPPAGIEKAGAINPPPSPVPPATSGGGVTLTFGPNGTFSVAGATSSDVLNLDANPPGPQTPGAPPYEYQYVPGQTIHIDGWAITLQGTPKEGDTVVIGNATDPQYGDQYTRNAGNARAMQALRDVKMFDNASMVDGYAGLMAQVGTRTQSALYAAQMSEAIASDLEANRTAISGTNLDEEAARLIQYQQSYQASAKMLQVAQAIFDNLLQSVGR; from the coding sequence ATGAGCCTTCTCAACGTCGGCGCCCGCGCCCTTCTTGCCAACCAGGTGGCCCTGCAGACCACCGGCCACAACATCGCCAACGTCAACACGCCGGGCTACTCGCGCCAGAGCGTGGTGCTGCAGACCGTGCCCGGCCAGTACACCGGCTCGGGCTATATCGGCAAAGGCGTGGAGGTGGCGACCATCCTGCGCAACCACAACGAGCTGCTGACGCGCCAGGCCGCCGCCGCGCAGGCCATGAGCGCCGGCGACAGCGCCCGCGCCGAGCGCGTGTCGCAACTGCAGGACGTGTTCCAGGGCGGCAAGGCCGGCCTGGGCGCGGCCATCAGCGACATGCTCAACGCCCTGGGCGACGTCATCACCGCGCCCACCGACATCACCGCGCGCACCGTCAGCCTGACGCGCATGGACGAGATGGCCGCGCGGATGCGCTCCTCGGCCGAGTTGCTGCGCGAGATCGACTACTCGGTCACCGAGCAGCTCAAGACCGACACGCTGCGCATCAACCAGCTGGCGGTGAACATCGCCGAGATGAACCAGCAGATCAGCCGCGTCATGGGCAACGGCCAGACGCCCAACGACCTGCTGGATCGGCGCGACCAGCTGATCCGCGAGCTCAACCAGTACATCCAGACCACGCAGATCCCGGCCAGCGACGGCACCATCAGTGTCTTCGTGGCCGGCAGCCAGGCGCTGGTGCTGGGCCAGGACGCGGCGCAGCTGGCCGTGGCCGAGTCCAAGGAATTCCCCGGCAGCCAGCGCCAGGCGCTGTACTTCCAGCGCCCCGGCGCGCCCGACGTGGAGCTGCGCGACACCCTGCTGGGCGGCGGCCAGACCGCCGGCCTGCTGCGCTTTGCCAACAACGACCTGATCGAGGGGCGCAACCTGCTCGGGCGCATGGCGCTGGCCATCGGAGCCGAACTGAACTACCAGCAAAGCCTGGGCCTGACGCTGGACGGCACGCGGGGCAAGCCGCTGTTCAGCGCCCCGGCTGAAGTGGTCGGGCGCACCAATGGAGCTGCCGTGGGCAGCATCGATCTGGGCGACCCGGCGAAGTTCGACGCCACGAAATTCGCCGCGTCGGACTATGAGGTGGTCTTCAACGCCAACGGCACCGACGCCCACATCATCCGGCTGTCCGACAACACCGTCAAAACCGTTGCCGCAACCGATCTGACCAATCCCGGCGGTGTGCAGATGGACGGCTTGACCTTCGAGTTCACCAACTCGGGCAACCCTGGCGAGCGCGTGCTGTTCCAGCCCTTTGCCGGCGTGGCCGACCAGCTGCAGATGCTGATCCACTCGCCGCGCGACCTGGCTGTGGCCAGCCCGGTCAACGCAGCCATGGGCACACAGAACACCGGCACGCTGCAGCTGGCTGGCTTGCAGGCCGACGGGCTGCGCTGGAGTGCCGGCCCTCCGGCTGGGATCGAAAAGGCGGGCGCCATCAATCCGCCGCCCAGCCCAGTCCCCCCAGCCACCAGTGGCGGCGGCGTGACCTTGACTTTTGGCCCCAATGGCACTTTCAGCGTCGCCGGCGCTACTTCCTCCGATGTGCTGAACCTGGATGCCAATCCACCCGGCCCCCAGACTCCTGGTGCACCACCCTATGAGTACCAGTACGTCCCCGGCCAGACCATCCACATCGACGGCTGGGCCATCACCCTGCAAGGCACGCCCAAGGAGGGCGACACCGTCGTCATCGGCAACGCCACCGACCCGCAATACGGCGACCAGTACACCCGCAACGCCGGCAACGCCCGCGCCATGCAGGCGCTGCGCGACGTGAAGATGTTCGACAACGCCAGCATGGTCGATGGCTACGCCGGCCTGATGGCCCAGGTCGGCACGCGCACCCAGAGTGCGCTGTACGCCGCGCAAATGTCCGAGGCCATCGCCAGCGACTTGGAGGCCAACCGCACGGCGATCTCCGGCACCAATCTGGACGAGGAGGCCGCGCGGCTGATCCAGTACCAGCAGTCCTACCAGGCCTCGGCCAAGATGCTGCAGGTGGCGCAGGCCATCTTCGACAACCTGCTGCAGAGCGTGGGCCGCTGA
- a CDS encoding flagellar hook-associated protein 3 has protein sequence MSTLNRVGTANLYDNTLRNLAMRQKNLTDLQESLTAGKRVVRASDDPVAAAQAERALTRISRIQAEQRQLDVQRGAMALAESTLGDAVGLVQEMRQLIIAAGSGTLKPEDRRTYANQIASLREQLSETINRKDANGVPLLGALGSDLRAFAGPLLSGSADYVFAGLPGQQASSGTSIATTVDGHGALMFDVQRDGVFHAAVSNGGAPVAGRHFGTDAVRVTNPELLQQPAPPASPYTYSIKFTGATNPPNPDGSYDIGYEIFSTNSAYVSPGLQPLNNIKPGQLQQIPISITDPGGATLEFTISATSVRQLDGSLVYSPADGDTVTLSASPSLMSTIDRAVRELTDAPDTGAAAQAVGQALAQLDKGMERLHNMRSYAGELLNRADRIGSDQENRAIQHEADRSRAEDLDMVKGISDFQNAHVGYQAALQSYAQVQRMSLLDFMR, from the coding sequence ATGAGCACCCTGAACCGTGTCGGCACCGCCAACCTCTACGACAACACCCTGCGCAACCTGGCCATGCGCCAGAAGAACCTGACCGACCTGCAGGAAAGCCTGACCGCCGGCAAGCGCGTGGTGCGCGCCAGCGACGACCCGGTGGCCGCCGCCCAGGCCGAGCGCGCCCTTACGCGCATCAGCCGCATCCAGGCCGAGCAGCGCCAGCTGGACGTGCAGCGCGGCGCCATGGCGCTGGCCGAGTCCACGCTGGGCGACGCCGTGGGCCTGGTGCAGGAGATGCGCCAGCTCATCATTGCCGCCGGCAGCGGCACGCTCAAGCCCGAGGACAGGCGCACCTACGCCAACCAGATCGCCAGCCTGCGCGAGCAACTCAGCGAAACCATCAACCGCAAGGACGCCAACGGCGTGCCGCTGCTGGGCGCGCTGGGCAGCGACCTGCGCGCCTTCGCCGGGCCGCTGCTCAGTGGCAGCGCCGACTACGTCTTTGCCGGCCTGCCGGGCCAGCAAGCCAGCAGCGGCACCAGCATCGCCACCACCGTGGACGGGCATGGGGCGCTGATGTTCGACGTGCAGCGCGACGGGGTATTTCATGCCGCTGTCTCCAATGGGGGCGCGCCTGTGGCCGGGCGCCACTTCGGCACCGATGCCGTGCGCGTGACCAACCCGGAGCTACTGCAGCAGCCCGCGCCGCCGGCCAGCCCCTATACCTACTCCATCAAGTTCACCGGCGCCACCAACCCGCCGAACCCGGACGGCAGCTACGACATCGGATACGAGATCTTCAGCACCAATTCGGCCTACGTCTCGCCCGGCCTGCAGCCCCTCAACAACATCAAGCCGGGCCAGCTCCAACAAATCCCCATCAGCATCACCGACCCGGGCGGGGCCACGCTCGAATTCACCATCAGCGCCACGTCCGTGCGCCAGCTCGACGGCTCGCTGGTCTATTCGCCCGCCGATGGCGACACCGTGACCCTGAGCGCCAGCCCCAGCCTGATGAGCACCATCGACCGCGCCGTGCGCGAACTGACCGATGCACCCGACACCGGCGCCGCCGCCCAGGCCGTGGGTCAGGCACTGGCGCAGCTCGACAAAGGCATGGAGCGGCTGCACAACATGCGCAGCTATGCCGGCGAGTTGCTCAACCGCGCCGACCGCATCGGCAGCGACCAGGAAAACCGTGCCATCCAGCACGAGGCCGACCGCTCGCGCGCCGAAGACCTGGACATGGTCAAGGGCATCTCGGACTTCCAGAACGCCCACGTGGGCTACCAGGCGGCGCTGCAGTCCTACGCCCAGGTGCAGCGCATGTCGCTGCTGGACTTCATGCGCTGA
- the flgJ gene encoding flagellar assembly peptidoglycan hydrolase FlgJ, with protein MSLSSPSTSLPLAGSTAALATRQALAIDGRSLNNLKAQAAQGAEGQREATREAARQLESLFMRELIKSMREATMKSGLLDGAEGNLASDMMDQQLSVQMAGRSGGLAEAIQRQLARQLGGDADAPALAPGATLRLDTLQRRAAPSRPDNPHAPSPQGKDEFVQGHRAAAETVARESGIPASFMLGQAGHETGWGRSEIRHKDGSNSFNLFGIKAGGSWKGKVAEITTTEYIDGRAQKVTAKFRAYDSYADSFRDYARLITESPRYEKALAKTHSAQAWAAELQKAGYATDPQYASKLSRAIQSTLSVARTPASAASAQA; from the coding sequence ATGAGCCTGTCATCGCCTTCCACCAGCCTGCCCCTGGCTGGCAGCACCGCCGCCCTGGCCACGCGCCAGGCCCTGGCCATCGATGGCCGCTCGCTGAACAACCTCAAGGCCCAGGCCGCGCAAGGCGCCGAAGGCCAGCGCGAAGCCACGCGCGAGGCCGCCCGCCAGCTCGAATCGCTGTTCATGCGCGAGCTCATCAAAAGTATGCGCGAGGCCACCATGAAGTCCGGCCTGCTCGACGGCGCCGAGGGCAACCTGGCCAGCGACATGATGGATCAGCAGCTGTCGGTGCAGATGGCCGGACGCTCCGGCGGCCTGGCCGAAGCCATCCAGCGCCAGCTGGCGCGCCAGCTCGGCGGCGACGCCGACGCGCCGGCGCTCGCCCCTGGCGCCACGCTGCGCCTGGACACGCTGCAGCGGCGCGCTGCGCCCAGCCGGCCCGACAACCCCCATGCGCCCTCGCCCCAGGGCAAGGATGAGTTCGTGCAAGGCCACCGCGCCGCCGCCGAGACCGTGGCGCGCGAGAGCGGCATCCCGGCCAGCTTCATGCTCGGCCAGGCCGGGCACGAAACCGGCTGGGGCAGGAGCGAGATCCGCCACAAGGACGGCAGCAACTCCTTCAACCTGTTCGGCATCAAGGCCGGCGGCAGCTGGAAGGGCAAGGTGGCCGAGATCACCACCACCGAATACATCGACGGCCGGGCGCAGAAAGTCACCGCCAAGTTCCGCGCCTACGACTCGTATGCCGACTCCTTCCGCGACTACGCGCGCCTGATCACCGAGAGCCCGCGCTACGAGAAAGCCCTGGCCAAGACGCACTCGGCCCAGGCCTGGGCGGCCGAGCTGCAAAAGGCCGGCTACGCCACCGACCCGCAATACGCCAGCAAATTGAGCCGTGCCATCCAGAGCACGCTCAGCGTGGCGCGCACACCAGCCAGCGCCGCCAGCGCCCAGGCCTGA